Proteins encoded together in one Labrus mixtus chromosome 18, fLabMix1.1, whole genome shotgun sequence window:
- the dlst gene encoding dihydrolipoyllysine-residue succinyltransferase component of 2-oxoglutarate dehydrogenase complex, mitochondrial produces the protein MLSHSRCLTRNFGRSLSAIRQGNNVLARGATAALSVSHSVTLNNHVKTDPRSSVFQIQYFRTSVACRNEVVTVKTPAFAESVSEGDVRWEKAVGDSVSEDEVVCEIETDKTSVQVPSPAAGVIEELLVPDGGKVEGGTPLFKLRKGAVAAATKEAPKAEAPAAAAPPPPSAAAPPPPPPPPSAVGPIPTTMPPVPPVPAHAMDTKPVSAIKPTAAPAAAAVQAETGAKGARTESRVKMNRMRLRIAQRLKEAQNTCAMLTTFNEVDMSNITEMRKTYKDAFLKKHNIKLGFMSAFVKAAAYALADQPAVNAVIDDTSKEIVYRDYVDISVAVATPKGLVVPVIRSVEGMNFTDIEKAINLLGEKARKNELAVEDMDGGTFTISNGGVFGSMFGTPIINPPQSAILGMHGIFDRPVAIGGKVEIRPMMYVALTYDHRLIDGREAVTFLRKIKSVVEDPRVLLLDM, from the exons ATGTTATCCCATTCCCGGTGTCTCACCCGGAATTTTGGCCGTTCCCTCTCTGCCATCCGCCAG ggGAACAATGTCTTAGCTCGTGGAGCCACTGCAG CTCTATCAGTAAGCCATTCTGTCACTCTCAACAACCATGT AAAAACAGATCCCCGGTCCAGTGTCTTCCAAATTCAGTACTTCAGGACATCTGTAGCCTGCA gaAATGAAGTTGTCACAGTTAAGACCCCTGCATTTGCAGAATCTGTCTCAGAGGGGGACGTAAGGTGGGAAAAAG CGGTTGGAGACAGCGTCTCTGAGGATGAGGTGGTGTGCGAGATTGAGACTGATAAG ACATCAGTGCAGGTTCCTTCTCCTGCTGCTGGAGTGATCGAGGAACTTTTGGTCCCTGATGGAGGGAAGGTGGAGGGAGGAACACCGCTCTTTAAGCTTCGAAAAGGAG CTGTTGCTGCAGCCACTAAAGAAGCTCCAAAAGCTGAGgcccctgctgctgcagcccctCCACcaccttctgctgctgctcctccacctccccctcctccaccctcagCTGTGGGCCCCATTCCCACCACTATGCCCCCTGTGCCACCTGTGCCAGCACATGCTATGGACACCAAACCAG TTTCAGCCATCAAACCCACTgctgctcccgctgctgcaGCAGTTCAAGCAGAGACAGGGGCTAAAGGAGCCAGGACAGAGAGTAGG GTTAAGATGAACCGCATGAGACTGAGAATTGCTCAAAGACTGAAGGAAGCCCAAAACACCTGCGCTATGTTGACTACGTTTAATGAGGTCGACATGAG CAACATCACGGAGATGAGGAAGACGTACAAAGACGCCTTCCTGAAGAAGCACAACATCAAGTTGGGCTTCATGTCTGCGTTTGTGAAGGCTGCTGCCTACGCTCTGGCTGACCAACCTGCAGTCAATGCCG ttattGATGACACAAGCAAAGAGATTGTGTACAGGGACTATGTGGACATAAGTGTAGCTGTGGCCACGCCAAAG GGTCTGGTGGTTCCTGTAATCCGAAGCGTAGAGGGAATGAATTTTACTGACATCGAGAAGGCCATCAACTTGTTGGGAGAAAAG GCTCGTAAGAATGAGCTGGCCGTGGAGGACATGGACGGAGGAACCTTTACAATCAGTAACGGCGGCGTGTTTGGGTCCATGTTTGGCACACCGATTATCAATCCACCACAGTCTGCTATCTTAGGCATGCATGGCATCTTTGACCGGCCGGTTGCAATTGGTGGCAAG GTGGAGATCCGTCCCATGATGTATGTTGCCCTGACATACGACCATCGTCTCATTGATGGAAGAGAGgccgtcactttcctgcgcaaGATCAAGTCAGTAGTGGAGGACCCACGGGTGCTGCTTCTTGACATGTGA
- the olfm4.2 gene encoding olfactomedin-4, translated as MLPFLLLLLLSALTPASAWIPVEDWESGNVTTSVGESGQCLCHVYLPETIFPVDRVQHMQQVSKDLILEVDIQLNKIEGYQGKLEVYLRELADLSLRVTMLESSADSYIKLDFEMLRIELREFEALVSQLKESLNSSSPVFNSLYTEIRNMTLIVNQLETYDKSNLQVIRIEFAKLQKKLEECQKEQEYIEPDIGNCNHTGILSISKPLVGQLNAHLSPGYQYGGWGKDSKPVRGTESMYWYGAYSGPYVHDFYQYADYEKLLLRSNSKYHDLAWSGFGNNYIVRGNTMYYQINNPFSMSKLNLTSSAKDYRVIPSASQKFSYSYSDNQNLDFAADETGLWVMYASEESKGKIVLAKIDEKSFGIEDAISTGVYKQRAGNAFMACGVMYVTRPVDVTTEEIFYAFDSKTREEKNLSIRFPKFQEKYFNLDYNPTDQKLYMYNNGYYVSYNVRFNKE; from the exons ATGCTGccatttcttctgctgctgcttctttcaGCCCTCACTCCAGCTTCAGCCTGGATT CCTGTGGAGGACTGGGAGTCTGGCAATGTGACAACATCAGTGGGTGAGTCTGGTCAGTGCCTTTGTCATGTGTATTTGCCTGAGACCATCTTCCCTGTAGACCGGGTTCAGCATATGCAACAAGTCAGCAAGGATCTGATCCTGGAAGTGGACATTCAACTGAACAAG attGAGGGCTACCAGGGTAAGCTGGAGGTCTATCTAAGGGAACTGGCGGACCTGAGCTTACGAGTGACCATGTTGGAGAGCAGTGCTGACAGTTACatcaaactggactttgagATGCTCAGGATCGAGCTCAGAGAGTTCGAGGCTCTGGTGTCTCAACTCAAAGAGTCCCTAAACTCCTCCTCGCCCGTGTTCAACAGCCTGTACACTGAG ATCCGCAACATGACCCTTATTGTGAACCAACTGGAGACATACGACAAGAGCAACCTGCAGGTGATCCGCATTGAGTTTGCTAAACTGCAGAAGAAGCTGGAGGAGTGCCAGAAGGAGCAGGAGTACATCGAGCCGGATATTG gCAACTGCAATCATACAGGAATCCTGAGCATCAGCAAGCCATTGGTGGGCCAACTGAATGCTCATTTGAGCCCGGGATACCAATATGGTGGCTGGGGAAAAGACTCCAAACCAGTTAGAGGTACTGAGTCAATGTACTGGTACGGTGCTTATAGCGGCCCCTATGTGCACGACTTCTATCAGTATGCTGACTATGAAAAGCTGCTTCTCAGGTCTAATTCCAAATACCATGATTTAGCATGGTCAGGTTTTGGTAACAATTACATAGTTCGTGGTAACACCATGTATTATCAAATCAACAATCCTTTCAGCATGAGCAAACTAAATCTGACCAGTTCTGCAAAAGACTACCGCGTGATTCCATCTGCAAGTCAAAAGTTCTCGTACAGTTACTCAGACAATCAGAACCTGGATTTTGCAGCTGATGAAACaggattgtgggtaatgtatGCCTCTGAAGAGAGCAAAGGTAAAATAGTCCTGGCTAAAATCGATGAGAAATCGTTTGGCATCGAGGATGCGATAAGCACTGGTGTGTACAAGCAGAGGGCTGGTAATGCTTTCATGGCCTGTGGAGTCATGTATGTCACCAGGCCAGTGGATGTGACCACAGAGGAGATCTTCTACGCCTTTGACAGTAAGACCAGGGAGGAGAAAAACCTGAGCATTCGCTTCCCCAAGTTCCAGGAGAAATACTTCAACCTGGACTACAATCCCACTGATCAGAAGCTCTACATGTACAACAACGGCTACTATGTGTCCTACAATGTGAGGTTCAACAAAGAATAA
- the rps6kl1 gene encoding ribosomal protein S6 kinase-like 1, whose translation MAKRDYLVEAAKQIRMALDSEVNEDYEAAFSYYKNGVDLLLNGVQLDPNKERREAVKRKTTQYLKRAEEIFITHLQDNLGKGSSYLGGYSSLRFRPIRHLSSPVEDLEMCKVVGVTDKVLIVQSMVNKETFVVKSLVKSSWESRDQPTIIPQGVPYMVKLLRYYVSEDAVYLHLEHIKGGRLFSKLHKLRNERAKEHPECFTSGQPSIKMKTSYTSPAISADYQHNTSGSTEGKPRDESGDADFPTSWDETQQRLESCGTHSYIEETGCLQNKRSAASFYTKLERLTLHSGPTKTRVNTRIHPPAPSLCLHSSETQEQPALPLSCARVSQALDVMSGLHAKNAGMGLTECSSEFEVAWKTADAAQNCEKNNPYAVTDSHSHSTQGPTSPRTSQTSFVKAGSPNSEYNGLSSSPAILHLPLHCQTQIRGRASWENNASLQGSVLTANSTDTVSESKQDSSPTNEERNGMVVIRSTDRAVFSEHTDSCISVESSWTSSASLCHSFATKQETFAGVQLALTGDQYKEETCLRDGVEEACELSPKEKVAPAKERSFMSWFSSGTLEAPPSNKSGDTDVPVKSEGSECQGEDQIIEVDGWCHLPRFPVKPSRSADRAVPTCWGLPEAEVRVWGAQILLALESLHQQGILCRDLNPRNVLLTSNGKVCLTFFGQWSEVQSEICSKAVDQMYCAPEIGGVSRVTEACDWWSLGALLFELLTGMPLWQLHPAGIHSHTQLLIPDHLSTAAASLLTELLQFDAGYRLGSGGGGVSDIKCHPFFSAVSWKALSC comes from the exons ATGGCAAAGAGGGATTACCTGGTGGAGGCGGCCAAGCAGATCCGCATGGCCCTGGACAGCGAGGTCAACGAGGACTATGAGGCGGCTTTCAGTTACTACAAGAATGGGGTGGACCTGCTGCTGAATGGGGTTCAGT TGGACCCAAACAAGGAACGTCGAGAGGCAGTGAAGAGGAAAACAACCCAGTATCTGAAAAGAGCCGAAGAAATCTTCATCACACATCTGCAGGACAACCTCGGCAAGGGAAGCTCTTATTTAGGA GGTTACAGCAGTCTGAGGTTCCGTCCAATCAGACACTTGAGTTCGCCTGTGGAGGACCTAGAGATGTGTAAGGTGGTTGGAGTGACTGATAAG gTCCTGATCGTCCAAAGTATGGTCAATAAGGAGACATTTGTTGTAAAG agtCTGGTAAAGTCGAGCTGGGAGAGCAGGGACCAGCCAACCATCATTCCTCAGGGGGTGCCCTACATGGTGAAGTTGCTGAGATATTATGTCAGCGAGGATGCTGTGTACCTGCATCTGGAGCATATCAAAG GTGGGAGGCTTTTCTCCAAGCTGCACAAACTAAGGAACGAGAGAGCCAAGGAGCATCCTGAATGTTTCACTTCCGGGCAGCCTAGCATCAAGATGAAGACCAGTTACACCTCGCCAGCGATCAGCGCAGACTACCAGCACAACACAAGCGGGAGCACGGAAGGGAAACCGAGGGATGAGAGTGGGGATGCGGACTTCCCCACTTCATGGGACGAGACTCAGCAGCGTCTGGAGAGCTGCGGGACTCACTCCTACATCGAGGAGACGGGCTGTTTGCAGAACAAACGCTCCGCCGCTTCATTTTATACCAAGCTCGAGCGGCTGACGTTGCATTCTGGCCCCACGAAAACACGGGTCAACACCCGCATCCATCCACCAGCTCCCAGTTTGTGTTTGCACTCCAGTGAAACTCAGGAACAGCCCGCTCTCCCACTGTCTTGCGCTCGTGTCAGCCAGGCCCTCGATGTGATGTCAGGACTGCACGCAAAGAACGCTGGGATGGGGCTGACGGAGTGCAGCTCTGAGTTTGAAGTGGCTTGGAAAACTGCAGATGCGGCACAAAACTGTGAGAAAAACAACCCCTATGCAGTGACCGACAGTCATTCACATAGCACACAAGGACCAACTTCACCTCGTACCAGTCAGACCTCATTTGTAAAAGCAGGATCACCAAACAGTGAATATAATGGTTTGAGTTCCTCCCCTGCCATTTTGCATCTTCCTCTCCATTGCCAAACTCAGATCCGGGGAAGGGCGTCATGGGAAAACAATGCCTCGCTCCAAGGGTCTGTGTTGACCGCTAACTCCACAGATACAGTTTCAGAGTCAAAGCAGGACAGCAGCCCGACAAACGAGGAGAGAAATGGAATGGTAGTCATACGGAGCACGGACAGAGCGGTGTTTtctgaacacacagactcatgTATCTCTGTAGAGAGTTCCTGGACTTCCTCTGCCTCGCTCTGTCACAGCTTTGCCACAAAACAGGAGACATTTGCAGGGGTCCAACTTGCCCTCACAGGGGACCAGTACAAAGAGGAAACATGTTTAAGAGATGGTGTAGAAGAAGCCTGTGAACTGAGTCCAAAAGAAAAGGTAGCGCCTGCAAAGGAGAGATCTTTTATGAGCTGGTTCTCCTCCGGCACTCTTGAAGCCCCGCCCAGTAACAAGTCAGGGGACACAGATGTTCCCGTTAAATCGGAGGGGTCAGAGTGTCAGGGGGAAGACCAGATCATAGAGGTGGATGGATGGTGCCACCTGCCCCGCTTCCCTGTCAAGCCGTCAAGGTCTGCAGATAGAGCTGTGCCGACCTGCTGGGGGCTTCCTGAGGCCGAGGTGCGTGTCTGGGGCGCTCAGATCCTACTGGCCCTGGAGAGTCTGCATCAGCAAGGCATCCTGTGTCGGGATCTCAACCCAAGGAATGTTCTGCTTACCAGCAATG GAAAggtgtgtttgacttttttcgGCCAGTGGAGTGAAGTTCAGTCAGAGATTTGCTCCAAAGCCGTGGACCAGATGTACTGTGCTCCAG AGATTGGTGGCGTATCCAGGGTAACAGAAGCCTGTGATTGGTGGAGTCTGGGGGCTTTGTTGTTTGAACTTCTAACAGGAATG CCACTCTGGCAGCTCCACCCAGCAGGAATCCACTCCCACACCCAACTGCTCATCCCAGACCACCTGAGCACGGCAGCTGCGTCTCTGCTCACTGAG TTGCTTCAGTTCGATGCTGGCTATCGTTTGGGTTCTGGAGGTGGAGGTGTCAGTGACATCAAGTGTCATCCCTTCTTCAGCGCTGTCTCCTGGAAAGCTCTGAGCTGCTAG
- the prox2 gene encoding prospero homeobox protein 2, producing MNLSLPDQNMHSSSEGCLEDDKPDIMLPCFRRNMYDEPLASYSNGSIISQLLRKTIHNKRALDESHFFLSSSAAPDSGQEDQSSVSSKDSTMEAASPGAHVSTGGSPEGEHPISDHLQAKRARVENIIRVMAGSPNSRQHGDSERLDTDARDTRETRETYRENKRKQRLPQHQEHSIGGPANRRPGSTNSDNCNTKDEECHKLKEQLHSMQRLLRQLQEKFLQVYNQEDPEHNDTQEPELAAEHDSLGESYTHTEEDFERKTKDRMKVGYLVHQRESQNLQETLKQELSQAVNDCVDRVFKKVSSSGLDLSPQQRMCSSPDLQINMGADRKSQQVGSTQEQPLAEEAAGKPHSLEYYESSEAQSPQDQTEALSLVVRKPAITPLSSVNQTVKRPYPVHQTPFQFNYPTPLHDSQILEHLLKYGPHSSFGGLPCMPPSMDRTSPDSVDLPWEAISMRAKVTSSHLGHHPRPSALGAVAVDNLCLPHVKMECGELQSMAERNPYMSLNIQEGLTPSHLKKAKLMFFYTRYPSSNVLKTFFPDVKFNRCITSQLIKWFSNFREFYYIQMEKFARQAIVDGISDVKDMTVSRDSELFRALNMHYNKANDFHVPDRFLEVAEITLHEFYNAISAAKDSDTSWKKAIYKVICKLDSDVPDEFKTSSYL from the exons ATGAACCTCAGTCTCCCCGACCAGAACATGCACAGCTCCTCTGAAGGCTGCCTGGAAGACGACAAACCTGACATCATGTTGCCATGCTTCCGCAGAAACATGTACGACGAGCCTCTGGCCTCGTACTCCAACGGATCCATCATCTCCCAACTCCTTCGCAAGACAATCCACAACAAGAGGGCACTAGATGAAAgccatttctttctttcctcttctgcTGCTCCTGACTCCGGCCAGGAGGACCAGAGCAGCGTCTCGTCTAAGGACAGCACTATGGAAGCTGCCTCTCCCGGTGCTCATGTCTCTACAGGAGGCAGCCCAGAGGGAGAGCATCCCATCAGTGACCACCTGCAGGCCAAGAGGGCCAGGGTGGAGAACATTATCAGGGTGATGGCTGGCTCTCCAAACAGCAGGCAACACGGAGACAGTGAGAGGTTGGACACTGATGCCCGAGACACAAGAGAGACCAGGGAAACATACAGGGAGAACAAACGCAAACAGAGGCTGCCTCAGCATCAGGAGCACAGCATTGGAGGACCAGCAAACAGACGTCCTGGAAGCACTAACAGTGACAACTGCAATACTAAGGATGAGGAGTGTCACAAGCTGAAGGAGCAGCTCCACAGCATGCAAAGGCTCCTGCGTCAGCTGCAGGAAAAGTTCCTTCAAGTTTACAATCAGGAGGACCCTGAACACAATGACACGCAGGAGCCAGAATTGGCTGCTGAGCATGACAGCCTGGGAgaaagctacacacacactgaagaggaTTTTGAAAGGAAGACTAAGGACAGAATGAAAGTAGGTTATCTGGTCCACCAAAGAGAAAGTCAGAACCTGCAGGAGACGCTGAAGCAGGAGCTTTCTCAGGCTGTGAATGACTGTGTGGACAGAGTCTTCAAGAAAGTCTCATCCTCAGGGTTGGACCTGTCCCCCCAGCAACGCATGTGCTCCTCTCCGGACCTGCAGATCAACATgggtgctgacaggaagagcCAGCAGGTGGGTTCCACCCAGGAGCAGCCCCTGGCAGAGGAGGCTGCAGGGAAACCCCACTCTCTGGAGTACTATGAAAGCTCTGAGGCCCAAAGCCCACAGGACCAGACCGAGGCACTGTCCCTGGTGGTGCGCAAGCCAGCTATAACCCCTCTAAGCTCGGTCAACCAAACAGTGAAAAGGCCCTATCCTGTGCACCAGACGCCGTTTCAGTTCAATTACCCAACTCCTCTGCATGACAGTCAAATCCTGGAGCATCTCCTGAAGTACGGGCCACATTCCAGCTTCGGGGGACTCCCCTGCATGCCTCCATCCATGGACAGGACCTCCCCGGACTCAGTAGATCTGCCCTGGGAAGCCATCTCCATGAGGGCCAAGGTGACGTCTAGCCACCTGGGACACCACCCGCGTCCCTCCGCCCTCGGGGCAGTGGCAGTCGACAATCTGTGTCTCCCGCATGTGAAGATGGAGTGTGGGGAGCTGCAGAGCATGGCTGAAAGAAACCCCTACATGTCACTCAAT ATCCAGGAGGGTCTCACCCCAAGCCACCTGAAGAAGGCAAAGCTCATGTTCTTCTACACCCGCTACCCCAGCTCCAACGTGCTGAAAACCTTCTTCCCTGAtgttaag TTCAACCGCTGCATCACCTCTCAGCTCATCAAGTGGTTCAGTAACTTCAGGGAGTTCTACTACATCCAGATGGAGAAGTTTGCCCGTCAGGCCATCGTGGACGGCATCAGTGATGTCAAAGACATGACAGTCAGCAGAGACTCAGAGCTGTTCCGGGCACTCAACATGCACTACAATAAAGCCAATGACTTCCAC GTTCCAGACAGGTTCCTGGAGGTGGCTGAAATCACCCTGCATGAATTCTACAACGCCATTTCTGCAGCCAAAGATTCAGACACCTCTTGGAAGAAGGCCATTTACAAGGTGATCTGTAAGCTGGACAGCGACGTGCCTGACGAGTTCAAGACATCCTCCTATTTATAG